The Mesobacillus jeotgali genome window below encodes:
- a CDS encoding L,D-transpeptidase family protein — protein MKKLMVSMMLLVSLLFFEAPAEAAGGDMIIINKSNNQLAYYKNNKLVKTFKVGTGRKASYTPEGKFKVVNKIKNRPYYSGKIPGGDPRNPLGDRWLGLNARGTWGTTYAIHGNNNPKSIGGYVSAGCIRMYDNEVQWLYDQVKVNTPVVITSSKKSFNAIASANGYKVTGQAAVPVIAAPTSSTVLKKGMRGPEVKQLQQVLTNKGYSTKGIDGVFGPATEAAVKKFQKAKKLKVDGIAGPATKKALGMK, from the coding sequence ATGAAAAAACTGATGGTTTCAATGATGCTTCTTGTATCGCTTCTGTTCTTTGAGGCACCGGCAGAAGCTGCTGGCGGGGACATGATTATCATCAATAAGTCTAACAATCAACTAGCTTATTATAAAAATAATAAACTGGTAAAAACCTTCAAGGTGGGAACCGGGCGGAAAGCTTCCTATACGCCTGAAGGCAAGTTCAAAGTCGTTAACAAGATCAAGAATCGTCCTTATTACAGCGGGAAAATACCTGGAGGAGATCCAAGGAATCCGCTTGGCGACAGATGGCTTGGTTTAAATGCAAGAGGAACATGGGGAACAACGTATGCGATCCACGGAAACAATAACCCTAAATCGATCGGCGGATATGTAAGTGCCGGCTGCATCAGGATGTACGATAACGAAGTGCAATGGCTTTATGATCAAGTTAAAGTAAACACCCCGGTAGTCATCACATCATCCAAGAAATCCTTTAACGCCATCGCATCTGCTAACGGTTATAAAGTTACCGGCCAGGCTGCAGTTCCAGTTATCGCGGCGCCAACAAGCAGTACTGTCCTCAAAAAAGGCATGCGAGGCCCTGAAGTAAAGCAACTGCAACAGGTGCTCACCAATAAAGGATACAGCACAAAAGGAATTGACGGCGTATTCGGCCCTGCTACTGAAGCAGCCGTAAAGAAATTCCAAAAAGCGAAGAAACTCAAAGTTGATGGAATTGCAGGGCCTGCCACAAAAAAAGCGCTGGGAATGAAATAA
- a CDS encoding NAD-dependent epimerase/dehydratase family protein: MKILVTGGGGFIGSQLVETLLAEGHTPIILDNFSNGRKENLPEGVICYRRNLLSDKVERIFKKEKPDIVMHLAAQVSVAKSLENPADDAAVNVLGTVKLLGYSVKYGVKKFIFSSSSAVYGTTDEVLTEESATSPISFYGTSKLVSESYIKLFGTSYGLPYTILRYANVYGPKQRSDGEGGVISIFIQQLLNNETPVIYGDGTQTRDFVYVEDVARANLLAIDNANNEIINIGTNSQTSINLLYTLLSSKLDKPGTPDYQGTRDGDIKHSHLSNAKALDILKWEPQYDLIKGLEKTVEYFRDKA; encoded by the coding sequence ATGAAAATTCTAGTCACAGGCGGCGGCGGTTTTATTGGCTCCCAGCTTGTCGAAACCCTTCTCGCCGAAGGACATACGCCAATCATACTGGACAACTTCTCGAACGGGAGGAAGGAAAACCTGCCAGAAGGCGTTATATGCTACCGCAGAAATTTATTATCCGACAAGGTTGAAAGGATTTTTAAAAAGGAAAAGCCAGACATCGTCATGCATCTTGCTGCACAGGTCAGTGTTGCCAAATCCCTGGAAAATCCTGCAGACGATGCTGCGGTCAATGTCCTCGGCACCGTCAAATTGCTGGGATACTCAGTCAAATACGGAGTCAAAAAATTCATCTTTTCTTCTTCCAGTGCGGTCTACGGAACAACAGATGAAGTTTTGACCGAAGAAAGTGCCACAAGTCCGATTTCCTTTTACGGCACCTCTAAATTAGTATCTGAATCCTACATCAAGCTGTTCGGAACAAGCTATGGCCTTCCCTACACCATCCTGCGCTATGCCAATGTGTATGGACCGAAGCAACGATCTGACGGTGAAGGAGGCGTGATCAGCATCTTCATTCAACAGCTCTTAAACAATGAAACGCCTGTCATTTACGGAGACGGCACCCAGACCCGTGACTTTGTCTATGTCGAAGATGTCGCCCGTGCCAACCTCCTCGCAATTGACAATGCAAACAACGAAATCATCAACATCGGCACAAACAGCCAAACTTCCATCAACCTGCTTTACACCCTGCTATCAAGCAAGCTAGATAAACCAGGAACACCCGATTACCAGGGAACCCGTGACGGGGATATCAAGCACAGCCATCTGTCAAACGCAAAAGCACTGGACATTTTGAAATGGGAACCGCAATATGATTTGATTAAAGGGTTGGAGAAGACAGTGGAGTACTTCAGGGATAAAGCATAG
- a CDS encoding PIG-L deacetylase family protein: MKETVLVIAAHPDDELLGTAGTLKRLVDQGNRVISIITANGRKEEAHHIQELARKANKEIGIEEVIFLEHPNLELEMMPLHLFTKEIEKLINIYQPAKIFTHHYGDVNRDHQITFQAVLTAVRPIPNSQPIELITFETVSSSEWNTQTNDKQFKPNYYVDVSSTIDEKIASLKHYDVEMRDFPHPRSYEGIRHLARVRGMTVGLPYAEAFEVIRRVWV, from the coding sequence ATGAAAGAAACTGTATTGGTCATAGCTGCGCATCCGGATGACGAACTACTAGGTACGGCAGGCACGCTAAAAAGACTAGTAGATCAAGGTAATAGGGTCATCTCGATCATTACAGCAAACGGACGAAAAGAAGAGGCTCATCATATTCAAGAACTTGCCCGAAAAGCAAACAAAGAAATAGGGATCGAAGAAGTGATTTTCCTGGAGCATCCTAATCTTGAGCTTGAAATGATGCCACTTCATCTTTTCACCAAAGAAATTGAGAAACTAATCAATATCTATCAGCCTGCTAAAATTTTTACCCATCACTATGGTGATGTGAACCGTGATCATCAGATAACGTTTCAAGCCGTACTGACGGCTGTCCGGCCGATACCGAATTCTCAGCCAATCGAATTGATCACATTCGAAACCGTATCCTCAAGTGAATGGAATACCCAAACAAATGATAAACAATTTAAACCGAACTATTATGTTGATGTCTCATCAACGATTGATGAAAAGATTGCTTCCTTAAAACATTATGATGTTGAAATGCGAGACTTTCCACATCCTCGTTCCTATGAGGGAATCAGACATTTGGCAAGGGTAAGGGGCATGACGGTCGGGCTGCCGTACGCCGAAGCATTCGAGGTCATCAGGAGGGTATGGGTATGA
- a CDS encoding glycosyltransferase family 4 protein, with amino-acid sequence MPPLKIHPSLLAAMDEFYGLDRVMEDPVPLHSFGQKSKVGGKKKMKILYVTFFRHPNTGGLSHYITSIQKGFEQLGHEVDVIAPNQMPSLQIEQWVPQAADQARIFMRSRYGTVNEKIVKNLSFLHVFELFLKEKNLDTYDIIHAQDLFAIFILGHLNQTLQKPLFFTPHGFFTKSRLKFNKMQKGSVEEAFFTRLEKEGISASTQIVLIADSFRPNLKDFGAKDEKMTTVHTGIDFAPIPPRTHETTILSSVSRLSPRKGHRFLLEALAMIREDLANVEVWIVGDGVMKDALMKQAEELDLCNVIFFGKRHDIPEILSMSDIYVLATVNDNFPLSIIEAMFARQAVITTTCGGIPEMVRHEETGILCEPGNVKELSEAIKRFIINQNEREAFGGAAETFARQHLTSRVMTSKIQGIYQMYADRKETHHEGKQSDS; translated from the coding sequence ATGCCTCCTCTCAAAATTCATCCGTCTCTTTTGGCCGCCATGGATGAATTTTATGGATTAGACCGGGTAATGGAGGACCCGGTTCCACTTCATTCCTTCGGCCAGAAATCAAAGGTGGGTGGAAAGAAAAAAATGAAAATCTTATACGTCACTTTCTTTCGCCATCCTAACACTGGCGGATTGTCTCATTACATCACATCCATTCAAAAAGGATTTGAACAGCTCGGCCATGAAGTCGATGTAATCGCACCGAATCAGATGCCTTCTCTCCAGATTGAGCAATGGGTTCCGCAGGCAGCTGATCAAGCGAGAATCTTTATGCGCAGCCGCTACGGTACGGTGAATGAGAAAATCGTCAAAAACCTTAGCTTCCTTCATGTATTTGAACTGTTCTTAAAAGAAAAAAATCTTGACACCTACGATATCATCCATGCCCAAGATTTATTTGCCATTTTCATACTCGGACACCTCAACCAAACACTCCAAAAACCGCTGTTCTTTACTCCGCACGGCTTCTTTACGAAAAGCAGGCTGAAATTCAATAAAATGCAAAAAGGTTCTGTAGAAGAAGCTTTTTTCACCAGGCTGGAAAAAGAAGGTATATCTGCAAGCACTCAAATCGTGCTGATTGCCGATTCTTTCAGGCCAAATTTAAAGGATTTTGGCGCAAAGGATGAAAAAATGACTACAGTTCATACGGGAATCGACTTTGCACCGATTCCTCCAAGAACCCATGAAACTACCATCCTCAGCAGCGTCTCCCGCCTTTCTCCAAGGAAAGGACACAGATTTCTTTTAGAAGCTTTGGCCATGATCCGTGAAGACCTTGCCAATGTAGAAGTGTGGATCGTTGGGGACGGAGTTATGAAGGATGCTCTAATGAAGCAAGCAGAAGAATTGGATCTGTGTAACGTAATTTTCTTCGGAAAGCGTCATGACATACCGGAGATTCTGTCGATGTCCGACATTTATGTGCTTGCGACCGTCAATGACAACTTTCCCCTTTCAATCATTGAAGCGATGTTTGCACGGCAGGCGGTCATCACAACAACCTGCGGAGGCATACCGGAAATGGTGCGACATGAAGAAACCGGCATACTCTGTGAACCTGGCAATGTAAAAGAGCTCTCCGAAGCGATTAAACGATTCATCATCAATCAAAACGAACGGGAAGCTTTTGGTGGGGCGGCCGAGACATTTGCCAGGCAGCACTTAACAAGCAGGGTAATGACGAGCAAGATCCAAGGAATTTATCAAATGTACGCAGATAGAAAGGAGACTCATCATGAGGGAAAACAATCAGATTCATGA
- a CDS encoding glycosyltransferase — MKKLLLMGFILFLSLNMMGGTTPAYAKPHHKCMTQSEVKFENDFRRLWVDHVLWTSNYITSATTAGAEDQKDVLERLLRNQEDIGNAIKPVYGEDAGNKLTELLKEHIVIAGGIVEAAKNGDQAKLNQLNKEWYRNADDIAAFLSNANPNLKIEDLKKLLYTHLEMVADDLNASLKKDWQARIVSIDDGMTHIIMMADAISDAVVKQFPEKFKK, encoded by the coding sequence ATGAAAAAATTACTGTTGATGGGTTTCATTCTTTTCTTGTCGCTGAATATGATGGGCGGAACAACCCCAGCTTACGCGAAACCACATCATAAATGTATGACCCAATCGGAGGTTAAGTTTGAAAATGATTTCCGCAGACTATGGGTGGACCATGTATTGTGGACAAGCAATTACATTACAAGTGCGACAACAGCGGGTGCCGAGGATCAAAAAGATGTGCTCGAAAGGCTCCTGAGAAACCAGGAAGATATCGGCAATGCCATAAAACCAGTGTACGGAGAGGACGCTGGGAACAAACTGACGGAATTGTTAAAAGAGCATATTGTCATAGCCGGAGGAATTGTTGAAGCAGCTAAAAATGGAGATCAAGCAAAGCTGAATCAGTTAAACAAAGAATGGTACCGAAATGCAGACGATATCGCAGCCTTCCTAAGCAATGCCAACCCAAACTTAAAGATTGAAGATCTGAAAAAGTTACTATATACACATCTGGAAATGGTAGCAGATGACTTGAATGCAAGCTTGAAAAAAGACTGGCAAGCACGGATCGTTTCGATTGATGACGGAATGACTCATATTATTATGATGGCCGATGCTATTTCTGATGCAGTCGTCAAGCAATTCCCTGAGAAGTTTAAGAAATAA
- a CDS encoding Rrf2 family transcriptional regulator produces the protein MNSDFTLAIHSLTLLALQPDRMSTSEAISESAGVHPVRIRKVLSLLKKHGIIKSKEGTGGGFIFALDLNEVNLWDIYKLTSEGALQPKCPDSNEKCVVGANMHKILFAIFLGAEEHLGEYLRQYSIKEVVDLIKKTNCCN, from the coding sequence ATGAACAGCGATTTTACCCTTGCCATTCACAGTTTAACATTACTTGCTCTGCAGCCGGACAGAATGTCTACAAGCGAGGCGATCTCGGAAAGTGCAGGAGTTCACCCTGTAAGGATCCGCAAAGTGCTAAGTTTGTTGAAAAAACACGGCATCATCAAATCAAAAGAGGGAACAGGCGGTGGCTTCATTTTTGCGCTGGACTTGAATGAAGTGAACCTCTGGGACATCTATAAATTGACTTCCGAAGGGGCACTGCAGCCTAAATGTCCGGATTCTAATGAAAAATGTGTTGTTGGCGCGAATATGCACAAAATTCTGTTTGCCATTTTCCTTGGTGCCGAAGAGCACTTGGGAGAGTATTTGAGGCAGTATTCAATAAAGGAAGTAGTTGACTTAATCAAAAAAACGAACTGCTGTAACTAA
- a CDS encoding phosphotransferase, with translation MHTDKELYSLFQKNDIEDKLSASLGKKVKIEEASIQNLKSTKRSSIFQMQLENLSTSFPIIFKIYHSTKYKNEVEINIYGRAYPFLKEFLPEIYLIEKHGSDTWVFMEFVRQIRGQLTFTPKHFDYIIPTLAKLHAHTYEDRFTNEKDALEPWLPQYSSVKMKGEREKFITNTMSFLEQAKKDKQLKDLIKPHYKALKSIYSKGPDFFPELIQSGSAITHGDLHMQNICSKDVSRNEPWEIQFIDWESAKFSPVWFDMIVLVEILLAFRKDWQDNADEIRTHAVEVYTNEMKKHGITFKTNPMDLYKMAYLQRTLEKGLHTQFRRYFENRGGELLPYHLEKIATWGSELGIYK, from the coding sequence TTGCACACAGATAAGGAATTATATTCCCTTTTTCAAAAAAATGATATTGAAGATAAGCTCTCTGCTTCCCTCGGTAAAAAGGTAAAGATCGAAGAAGCATCCATTCAAAACCTGAAATCAACAAAACGGAGCAGCATCTTTCAAATGCAGCTTGAGAATCTATCAACATCCTTCCCTATCATTTTTAAAATCTACCATTCAACCAAATATAAAAATGAAGTCGAAATCAATATATACGGCAGAGCTTATCCTTTTTTGAAAGAATTCCTTCCAGAAATCTACTTGATCGAAAAACACGGAAGTGATACATGGGTATTCATGGAGTTCGTCCGTCAAATTCGGGGACAACTGACCTTTACACCTAAGCACTTTGATTACATCATCCCGACCCTTGCGAAACTTCATGCCCACACCTATGAAGACCGGTTCACGAACGAAAAAGACGCTCTCGAACCCTGGCTCCCGCAATACAGCTCGGTCAAGATGAAAGGAGAAAGGGAAAAGTTCATCACGAACACCATGAGTTTTCTGGAACAGGCCAAGAAGGATAAACAACTGAAAGACCTTATCAAGCCGCATTACAAAGCATTGAAATCCATATACAGTAAAGGTCCTGACTTTTTCCCGGAATTGATTCAAAGCGGTTCTGCCATCACCCACGGAGACCTTCATATGCAGAATATCTGCTCAAAGGATGTGAGCAGAAACGAGCCATGGGAGATTCAATTCATCGATTGGGAGTCCGCGAAATTCTCCCCGGTTTGGTTTGACATGATCGTTCTCGTGGAAATTCTACTCGCCTTTCGCAAGGATTGGCAGGATAATGCTGATGAAATCCGCACACATGCCGTCGAAGTGTATACAAATGAGATGAAGAAACATGGAATTACATTCAAAACAAACCCGATGGACCTGTACAAAATGGCCTATCTTCAACGCACACTGGAAAAAGGCCTGCACACTCAGTTTAGACGGTACTTTGAAAACCGCGGCGGTGAACTTCTGCCTTATCACTTGGAAAAAATCGCTACTTGGGGAAGCGAACTCGGAATCTATAAGTAG
- a CDS encoding kinase, with protein sequence MEKLFNGRGEITKKDLAAFEMIGDGKDGEIYKVAEDKVVKYFFKEETHHRELEAMQMGQASSIMPRLYEYGDNYIVMEFVKGISLARHMKRHGTIDENMTMKILFVLEEFKKLGFTRWDTEVRHMLMDENGDFKVIDHKRAFTSDSRVPTKLLKGMGKFGLAKEFLEHVKHVDPESFLSWKKHI encoded by the coding sequence GTGGAGAAACTTTTTAACGGAAGAGGGGAAATCACGAAAAAGGATCTTGCTGCCTTTGAAATGATCGGTGATGGGAAGGATGGAGAAATATACAAAGTCGCTGAAGATAAAGTCGTAAAATACTTCTTTAAAGAAGAAACACATCATAGGGAACTGGAGGCAATGCAAATGGGGCAAGCTTCCTCCATTATGCCCCGGCTATATGAATACGGAGACAATTATATCGTAATGGAATTCGTCAAAGGCATCTCCCTAGCACGCCATATGAAGCGGCATGGGACAATCGATGAAAACATGACGATGAAGATCTTATTTGTTCTTGAAGAATTCAAGAAATTAGGCTTCACAAGATGGGATACTGAGGTTCGCCATATGCTTATGGATGAAAATGGGGATTTTAAGGTTATCGATCACAAACGCGCGTTCACATCTGACTCACGAGTTCCAACGAAGCTTTTAAAAGGGATGGGAAAATTCGGATTAGCAAAAGAGTTCCTTGAACATGTGAAACATGTGGATCCAGAATCATTCCTTTCCTGGAAAAAGCATATATAG
- the spxA gene encoding transcriptional regulator SpxA, whose product MVTLYITSSCASCRKAKAWLQEHQIDFIERNIVSEPLTVDEIKSILRLTEDGTEDIISTNSKTYKQLDVDVDSLPLNKLYDLIIKNPQMLRRPIIQDHKRLQVGYNEEEIRSFLPRKLRTFSGLEWEDLAN is encoded by the coding sequence ATGGTCACTTTATATATTACTTCTAGCTGTGCTTCCTGCCGGAAAGCAAAGGCTTGGCTGCAGGAACATCAGATTGATTTTATTGAAAGAAATATCGTATCTGAGCCACTGACCGTTGATGAAATTAAATCAATTCTGCGGCTGACAGAAGATGGAACGGAAGACATCATCTCGACGAACTCTAAAACCTATAAGCAGCTGGATGTGGATGTCGATTCACTTCCGCTAAATAAATTATATGACTTAATCATAAAGAATCCGCAGATGCTGCGACGTCCGATTATCCAGGACCATAAACGCCTGCAGGTTGGGTACAATGAGGAAGAAATTCGCAGTTTCTTGCCACGCAAACTGCGTACATTCTCAGGCCTTGAGTGGGAAGATCTCGCGAATTAG
- a CDS encoding glycosyltransferase family 4 protein gives MNEMHFPYPYVINALDKYYGVVAKPVTLKIAGTEKDKDKDSKRKKKDKKDKAKKRKSKSGKKLRILIATFWDYPHTGGLSNYITTLKAGLEDLGHKVDVISPNQFSAGKVEALREAIVPQLKTLFQNRYGSCTSKIIQSSRLLYIYEQMLQSIKLEKYDILHAQDLFTANILGRYNENLGKSLLFTPHGMYTFSRLKFNRIASGSEEEAYYKEIEKKAIEYATHIVILSDSFREPLGQLGAPPSKLTTVNTGIDFPPVSRKGENGKVIISCVARLGPRKGHSDLLLALSKLKSLTQHVELQIVGDGEMREALELQVKELQLTNVKFLGKRDDIPSILSKTDIFVLPTLNDNLPISIIEAMHSGTAILTTDCGGITEIVHHNETGIIIQPGNVVQLATQLEQLIVNSTLRSQLGDHAFRYAKTHLTREAMVQKIEHIYQNLLTPGGD, from the coding sequence ATGAATGAAATGCACTTTCCTTATCCTTATGTCATCAATGCCTTAGACAAATATTATGGAGTGGTGGCCAAGCCGGTCACTCTGAAAATAGCTGGTACTGAAAAGGATAAGGACAAGGATTCCAAACGGAAAAAGAAAGACAAAAAGGATAAAGCAAAAAAAAGGAAAAGCAAATCAGGAAAGAAGCTACGTATTCTTATCGCCACGTTCTGGGATTACCCCCACACCGGCGGACTATCAAACTATATTACTACTTTGAAAGCTGGATTAGAAGATTTAGGACACAAAGTAGACGTTATCTCCCCGAATCAGTTTTCAGCTGGCAAAGTGGAAGCACTGCGTGAAGCCATCGTACCGCAGTTGAAGACCTTGTTCCAGAACCGGTACGGCTCCTGCACTAGCAAAATCATCCAAAGCTCCCGTCTCCTTTATATTTACGAACAGATGCTGCAGTCAATCAAACTCGAAAAATATGATATTCTTCATGCCCAGGATTTGTTCACGGCCAATATATTGGGCAGATACAATGAAAACCTCGGCAAATCACTCTTATTTACACCGCATGGGATGTATACCTTCAGCCGCCTTAAATTCAACCGGATCGCTAGCGGTTCTGAAGAAGAAGCCTACTACAAGGAGATTGAGAAAAAAGCCATTGAATATGCGACACATATTGTCATCCTGAGCGACTCATTCCGGGAACCACTCGGCCAGCTTGGTGCGCCACCCTCTAAACTGACAACAGTCAATACAGGAATCGATTTCCCTCCTGTTTCACGCAAAGGCGAAAACGGAAAAGTCATCATATCCTGTGTTGCCAGATTGGGGCCGAGAAAAGGTCATTCCGATTTATTGCTGGCTCTATCAAAATTAAAATCTTTGACCCAGCATGTGGAATTGCAAATAGTCGGTGATGGGGAAATGCGTGAAGCACTCGAATTACAAGTGAAGGAACTGCAACTCACCAATGTTAAGTTCCTCGGAAAACGGGACGATATTCCGTCCATTTTAAGCAAAACCGATATCTTTGTCCTGCCGACCCTCAATGATAACCTTCCGATTTCGATTATTGAAGCCATGCATAGCGGGACGGCCATACTCACTACCGATTGCGGAGGAATCACTGAAATCGTTCATCATAATGAAACCGGCATCATCATCCAGCCGGGAAATGTCGTGCAGCTGGCAACACAGCTGGAGCAATTAATTGTCAACAGTACCTTAAGAAGCCAGCTTGGAGATCATGCTTTCCGATATGCCAAGACTCACCTCACACGTGAAGCGATGGTGCAGAAAATTGAACACATCTACCAAAATCTATTAACCCCGGGAGGAGATTGA
- a CDS encoding carbamoyl-phosphate synthase translates to MPSHPAVVLDLSANGVGIIHALARRGIEVYAFDTSGPYSKGKSRLASCAVCPSPLTQQKALLSFLKGVARKFEKKPVLYAGADDYVVFISTYREELSEYYLFLYPDHSMIVDLLDKKKTYDLAMKYCIPTAKTFFVENDDQLDEAISELEFPCILKPVYGHEFRKHINKKAIKIQDANQLREVFPLYSKYGELIIQELIPGDNQSFYKVATFFDDDMNLLALFTLQKNHQFPVEFGTGAHIVSKRIPELVELGVPLLKELKLKGVNMIEYKKDPRDGQYKLIEINPRFWLTHSLTGPSGVDFAYTYYLYLTGKNPAPQLEQIDGVQWIYLVRYFLTFLEKRRNDEMTWRDFLKGFKGKKVFALLALDDPMPFIRSTSSHLWNAWKRKRKE, encoded by the coding sequence ATGCCATCACATCCAGCCGTTGTACTCGATTTAAGTGCCAATGGAGTGGGCATCATCCATGCCCTTGCCAGAAGAGGTATTGAGGTATACGCTTTTGACACATCAGGTCCTTATTCTAAAGGAAAATCAAGACTCGCCTCCTGCGCAGTATGTCCAAGTCCCTTGACCCAGCAAAAAGCACTCCTTTCTTTTTTAAAGGGAGTAGCGAGGAAGTTTGAAAAAAAGCCGGTTCTATATGCAGGGGCAGATGATTACGTTGTGTTCATCTCGACATACAGGGAAGAATTATCAGAGTATTACCTGTTTCTTTATCCGGATCATTCGATGATTGTAGATTTATTGGATAAAAAGAAGACCTATGACCTTGCGATGAAATATTGTATCCCGACGGCAAAGACCTTTTTCGTCGAAAATGATGACCAGCTTGATGAAGCCATATCAGAGCTTGAATTCCCCTGCATTTTGAAGCCGGTGTACGGTCATGAGTTCAGAAAACACATCAATAAGAAAGCCATTAAAATCCAGGACGCTAATCAATTAAGGGAGGTCTTTCCGCTATACAGCAAATATGGGGAATTGATCATCCAGGAATTGATTCCGGGTGATAACCAGAGCTTTTATAAAGTGGCTACCTTTTTCGATGACGACATGAATCTGCTGGCACTCTTCACGCTTCAGAAGAACCACCAGTTCCCTGTCGAATTTGGTACGGGAGCACATATCGTAAGCAAGCGGATACCAGAGCTTGTCGAACTTGGCGTTCCTCTTTTGAAAGAGCTCAAACTAAAGGGTGTCAACATGATTGAATACAAAAAGGACCCCCGCGACGGACAGTATAAGCTTATCGAAATCAATCCCCGTTTCTGGCTCACTCATAGTTTAACGGGCCCTTCCGGAGTGGATTTTGCCTATACGTACTATCTCTATCTCACCGGGAAAAATCCAGCCCCCCAGCTTGAACAGATTGATGGAGTCCAGTGGATCTACCTCGTTCGCTATTTCCTTACCTTCCTGGAGAAGCGAAGGAATGATGAAATGACGTGGAGAGACTTCCTGAAAGGATTTAAAGGAAAGAAAGTATTCGCCCTCCTCGCTTTAGACGACCCGATGCCCTTCATCAGGAGCACCTCATCGCATCTATGGAATGCATGGAAAAGAAAACGAAAGGAGTGA
- a CDS encoding LysM peptidoglycan-binding domain-containing protein: MKKIKRFMQLGLSLLLIGSLLFFANGTGFADDHSVIVKKGDTLYSLSKKHNLTVEELKSFNGLENNTIYIGQKLLLPGLKESEPMYAVVGGSFSNKENASKQIAVLKKKGINATVITKVINDKTYYRVQAGVFSKKGNAEKQKELLRKNGIKDAYIVTNKNLQVNGVYNGSTYSQLLQQFGKPVKTEDQLNIRSLYYDDDGAGVTVKFNMENGSVFGLQVYPEFLKLSSLPKDKSQVINVYGYPNAVKNTSCYESATCEQFIYQFNKNKLIIQFDRDGKTVQYFDLSKMQ; encoded by the coding sequence ATGAAGAAAATAAAACGTTTTATGCAGCTGGGCTTGAGTCTCTTGTTGATTGGTTCCTTACTCTTTTTCGCCAATGGAACTGGTTTTGCAGATGATCATTCTGTCATTGTTAAAAAGGGTGATACATTATACAGCCTTTCCAAAAAACACAATCTGACTGTCGAGGAATTGAAGAGTTTCAATGGACTTGAGAACAATACAATCTATATTGGCCAAAAACTCCTCCTTCCTGGCCTGAAGGAATCAGAACCGATGTATGCAGTGGTCGGGGGTTCTTTTTCCAATAAAGAAAATGCAAGCAAGCAAATCGCAGTCCTGAAAAAGAAAGGAATAAATGCAACTGTCATCACAAAGGTGATAAATGATAAAACTTATTACCGCGTTCAGGCTGGAGTTTTTTCGAAAAAAGGAAATGCAGAGAAACAAAAAGAGCTGTTACGCAAAAACGGCATTAAAGATGCCTACATTGTGACGAATAAAAATCTCCAAGTTAATGGTGTATACAATGGCTCCACATACAGCCAGCTTCTGCAGCAATTCGGGAAACCAGTCAAAACCGAGGACCAGCTGAATATCAGGTCGTTGTATTATGATGACGATGGTGCTGGAGTCACAGTGAAATTCAATATGGAGAACGGATCAGTGTTCGGTCTGCAAGTCTATCCGGAATTTTTAAAGCTCAGTTCCCTTCCGAAAGATAAAAGCCAGGTGATCAATGTGTATGGATACCCGAATGCCGTAAAAAACACATCTTGCTATGAAAGCGCGACTTGCGAACAATTCATCTACCAATTTAACAAGAACAAGCTAATCATCCAGTTTGACCGGGATGGAAAGACTGTCCAGTATTTTGACTTAAGCAAAATGCAATAA
- a CDS encoding IDEAL domain-containing protein, which produces MLSNNETILRVGDWIKGKSRDGELFIGYIESLDILDDKVNATITSSDDESMVGKTIPMSSNGVKKLPDPKVQNKEQIQYLIDLALATGDEEWFLELSEQLKSIRELVKGIRV; this is translated from the coding sequence ATGTTGTCCAATAATGAGACGATTCTAAGAGTAGGCGATTGGATCAAGGGTAAATCCAGGGATGGAGAATTATTCATCGGATATATAGAGTCACTTGATATCTTGGATGATAAGGTAAATGCAACGATCACATCAAGTGATGACGAATCCATGGTAGGCAAAACCATTCCAATGTCATCTAATGGAGTGAAAAAACTGCCTGACCCGAAGGTGCAAAACAAGGAACAAATCCAATATCTCATCGATTTGGCGCTTGCCACTGGTGATGAAGAATGGTTCTTGGAACTTTCTGAACAGCTTAAATCGATAAGGGAGCTTGTTAAGGGTATACGAGTATAG